CTCGAGGGATGAGATCGAACATACCAAATATGCGTAACAGGGACAGCCAACTCGATATGGCCCATTCTTTCCCTGCGAACTCTAGCTCGAGTAATTTCGACGTTACACCTATCGCATACCACTCCTTTATACCTAATACCTTTATATTTGCCGCAAGAGCATTCCCAGTCCTTGACAGGACCGAATATTCTCTCGCAGAACAGACCACCCTTCTCGGGTTTAAATGTCCTATAATTGATAGTTTCCGGCTTAGTCACCTCGCCGAAGCTCCATGAACGGATCACCTCCGGGCCTGCGAGCATGAGCTTTATAGCTGAAAAATCCATTCCTGCTTTGTCCATTACATTGGTGATTTTAGACACCTTTATCTCCCGGTTGATTATTGATCTTCAGAAACATATAAACCAAACATTATACTAAATTAGTGTTCTTCATCTTCAAGGAGTTGAACATCGATTCCGAGGCCCCGCATCTCCTTAACAAGAACATTAAATGACTCTGGTATGCCAGCTTCTGGCGGATTTTCACCTTTAACTATTGCTTCATACATCTTAGCACGACCACGAACATCGTCCGATTTATAGGTCAGAATCTCCTGAAGCGTATGAGCCGCGCCATAGGCCTCGAGTGCCCAAACTTCCATCTCTCCAAAACGTTGGCCACCAAATTGTGCCTTTCCGCCAAGCGGCTGTTGCGTGACAAGAGAATATGGGCCAATACTTCTAGCATGAATCTTATCATCGGCAAGATGCGACAGCTTCATCATATAGATAATCCCAACGGTAACTGGGCTCTGGAAAGCATTACCAGTAAGTCCATCATAAAGAGTAACTTTGCCAGTTTCGGGTATCCCAGCCTTCTTCATAAGTTCTTTGATTTCACCGATGGTTCCGCCATTAAACACAGGTGTTTCAGCTCCCGGATATCCCAGCTTGGAGACCGCCCAACCGAGGTGTGTTTCGAGGATTTGCCCAATATTCATACGCGAAGGCACACCGAGTGGATTAAGTATAATATCGACAGGAGTACCATCTTTGAGATAAGGCATATCTTCTGTGGGAACAATTTTAGAAATAACACCCTTATTGCCGTGTCGTCCCGCCATCTTGTCACCAACGGAAATCTTCCTCTTCATCGCTACATGGACCTTGACCATTTGTAGGACTCCAGGAGGAAGCTCATCGCCGCGGACTATCTTATCTTTTTCTATCTTAAGCTCTTCGAGTTTATCCTCGATTAGCATCTTTGCATGGCGTAGTATCTTACGAATCTGCTTATTGGTTTTAGCTGTGGATGTCCAATCGCTTTTCGGATCTAGATCCTCGAAATTTATATTCTCGATCAATTTTGTGCTTATTTTTTTGCCGGTATCGATAAGCTGCTCGCCGGTAATCTGTGAGAATATATCTTTTGCTCTTTTTCCCATAAGGAAATTATTGAGTATCTCATCCCTACGAGTACGAATCTTACCGATCTCATCTTCATACTTCTCTGTGAGCTCGAGAATTATCTCTTTTTCCTTCTTGCGTGCGTTCTTTCCTGATTTCTTCCTCTCAAGAAGAACGGTGTCGATTACAACTCCCTTCATACCCGGGGGAGCTTTGAGCGAAGCATCCTTGACGTCTCCGGCTTTGTCGCCGAATATTGCGCGAAGGAGGCGTTCTTCAGGGGAAGCTTCAGTTTCTCCTTTCGGCGTAACACGCCCGACAAGAATGTCCCCGCTTTCAACTTCGGAACCAACAACAATAATTCCACGCTTGTCGAGGTTCATGATGGCTTCGTCGGAAACATTTGGAAGCTCGCGCGTGAGCTCTTCAGGACCACGCTTTGTTTCCCTCACTTGAAGCTCGAACTCCTCGACATGAACGCTAGTAAATATATCCTCTTTTACGCATTTTTCTGAGATGATAATAGCATCTTCGTAATTATATCCGTACCAAGGCATAAACGCGACCAAGAGATTCTTACCGAGTGCGAGTTTTCCACCCTTAGTAGCAGCTCCATCTGCAATTATGCCGCCTTCTTCGACTAAATCTCCCTTTTTAACAACAGGGCGCTGGTTGATAGAAGTATTTTGATTCGAGCGTCTGAATTTGGACATATCATATCTATCTACATCTTCTATAGAGATAAATTCCTCCGGAACCTCCGCAGGTTTGATATCCACAGTATTAGCATCAACATATGTCACCGTTCCACCACGCTTAGCAACTACAACAGCACCTGAATCCAAAGCTGCTCTGCGTTCAACTCCTGTTCCAACTACTGGACTCGTTGTTACCATCAGAGGAACGGACTGGCGTTGCATGTTAGAGCCCATGAGCGCACGGTTAGCATCATCGTGTTCGAGAAAAGGAATCAAAGCTGCCGACACGCTAACTAGCTGCGTAGGAGAAACATCAATAAAATCGATCTTATCCGAAGGAGCCATAATAATATCAGCGCGGTGCCGCGCAAACACCTTGTCATTGACTAACATACCCTTCTCGTCAACCTTAGCATTGGCTTGTGCTATAGTGTATCTATCCTCTTCATCGGAGGTAAGATACACGACATCGCTTGTTACTTTGCGGTTGATCACTTTTCGATAAGGTGTTTCGATAAAACCATATTTGTTAATCCTACCATAAACCGAAAGGCTTGTAATAAGACCAATATTCTGGCCTTCAGGAGTCTCAATGGGACACATTCTGCCATAATGCGTATAGTGCACATCGCGCACCTCGAAACCAGCTCGCTCTCTAGAAAGACCGCCTGGCCCAAGCGCAGAAAGTCTTCTTTTGTGTGTAAGTTCTGCCAACGGATTGATCTGATCCATAAACTGCGAAAGTTGGCTGGAACCGAAGAAACTATTAATAACAGCGCTGACAGTTCTTGCATTAATAAGATCGCTTGGAGTAAGAGTCTCGACATCGCGAAGACGCATTCTCTCGCGGACCGTCCTAGACATCCTCGCAAGACCTACACGAACCTGATTTTCAACTAATTCGCCGACACTTCTTGCTCTTCTAACGCCCAAATGGTCTATATCATCAAGGTTTCCCTTTCCGTGGCGTAGTACGATTAAATATCTCGAAATTTCAAGAAAATCTTCCCGGGAAAGTGCGTGATTCGAAATTGGAATGTTAATTCCAAGCCGTTGATCCATTTTGTATCTTCCGACCTCGCCAAGATCATAGCGTTTATCGTTGAAAAGGAACGTTTCGAGCATCGTCGAAAGACCTTCTTCTTCGAGAACATCGCCGGGGCGGATTATGCTAAATACCTCTCTGACTGCTTCTTCATAGGAAGTAGTGGTGTCAGCCTTCAATGAGGCCAGAATAACAGGAATTTCCCGTTGTTCTAATTTAAAAAATGGTACTTCATCTATCTGCGCTTCTACAAGCTCGTCGAATTTCTCTTCGGTAATTTGCTCGCAAGCTTGAAGATGCACGACGCCTGTCTCGAAATCGAATAGAGTATCAGCAGCATAATTGCCCACAACATGTCTTTTATTCTGAGGGTGAACTTTGTATGTTTTAACCTCATGAAAAAGCTCGATAATGGCTTTATCGGTATCGTATCCGAAAGCGCGAAGTAGAGTAGTTATGGGCGTCTTGCGTCTAGTGTCGAAATAAACCCAAATAGCCTCGCGAATATCGAATTTGAGCTCGATCCAACTTCCACGATAGGGGATAATACGTGCAGAAAAGAGCCTTTTGCCGTTTGGATGAACGACTTCATCAAAGAAAACACCCGGGCTTCTGTGTAGCTGGCTAACGACTACGCGTTCGGCACCATTAATAACAAAGGTGCCGTAATTGGTGATAAGAGGAATCTCGCCTAGATAAACCTCTCCCTCTCGAGCCTCTTTCATCCTTCGTGACTCGCCTTCACCTTCCCACTCAATGAGCTTAAGCCTAACTTTTAGGCTGCCAGAATATGTCATATTCCTTATGCGGCACTCATCGATATTAAATCTTGGTTTACCCACTTGATAATTGATATAATCGAGCGTGTATTTCCCATAGAGATCCTCTATTGGGAAATTGCTTCGAAATACCTCTTCTAAACCTTTCTTTTCCCTCTCTTCATTAGGAACATCCAGCTGAAGAAAATCACCGTATGAGCTAATCTGCACCGACAGTAGGTTAGGAATAGGCACTACGGGCTCGGTTTTAGTGAAATCCGTGCGGTCTTCGTAAACTTTCACGCTTCCCTCGCCTTTTTATTAGTATCAGCCGTAGTCTAAACGGCCAAATAACTTAATTATAATTCGATACGCCAAAACAAATTACGAACAAAAAACCATGCCTTCGTATAAATAGGCAAATCTGCCTCGATATTTTTAAACCGGGCAGAATTGTGGGGGCTGTCATCGAATGACAGCCCCGTTAATTTCGAGATGCTACTTGATCTCAACTGTCGCGCCAACAGCCTCTACAGCTTCTTTAATCTTCTTCGCTTCATCCTCTGGGATGTCCTCTTTAATCGCGGCGGGCAGTGTGCTCTCAACAAAGTCCTTGGCTTCTTTCAAACCGAGGTCTGTAACACCGCGGACTTCCTTGATAACCTTGATTTTTTGGTCACCGATAGAAGTGAGCATCGGGGTAAATTGAGTTTTCTCTTCAGCTACTTCAGCTGCTGCAGCGCCGACCGGAATAGCTGCCATGGCCATTGGAGCAGCGGCAGAAACACCGAACTTCTCTTCAAGTGCTTTCACCAGATCCGCAAGTTCCATAACCGTAAGCTTCTCTATTCCATCAAGAATGGCCTGCGCGTTGTCGCTCAGTTGAATTTCAGGGGCGTTTTCTTCAGGACACATTCGTCTCTCCTTAGTTTATTTTTTTGATTATTCTTCTTGTTTTTTCTCGCTAATTGCAGAAAGCGCAACTACGAGTCCACGCATCAAACCGGAAAGGCCAATAGCCAAACCAGTCATGGGCGAGGCCATCGCTCCAATAAAATTAGCTCTAAGCTGGTCGAGACATGGCATAGCAGCTATTTCATCGAAACGGTTAAGACTAAACATTTTATCATCGATTATCACTGCCTTAATTTGTGGCATTGAAATATCGTTGATAAACATCTTCAATACTCTCGCAGAAGGCACCGGATCGTCTTTTGCAAGAACCATACTCGTAGGACCTTCAAAAACATCATCTATCCGGGACAAACCACTTTCAGCACGGGCAATTTGAATGAGGCGATTCTTTGCCACGCGCATAGTAGAACCCGACTCACTGAGTTTTCTGCGAAGATCACTGACTTGCGCGACGTTAAGGCCGGTATGATCAGTGATATAGTGTATGTTATATTCGCTCAACAAAATCTTGAGCTTTTTAACTGCTTCTATTTTCGCCGGATTGGGCACTTCGACTCCTTTCGGCGTTACTTTTTAATTATATTGGACAAATCGATTTTGATACCAGGACCCATCGTCGAAGACAGCGCCATCGATTTGAAATACACACCCTTAACCGAAACCGGTCTTGCTTTTTCAAGAACATCGATCAATACCGTACAGTTCTCCACAAGCGCGTCGGTTTCAAATGAAACCTTGCCGACCATAGTGTGAATTATACCGGCCTTATCTACACGATATTCAATCTTACCAGCTCTGGCTTCTTTGACAGCTCTTGCAACATCTGGGGCAACTGTGCCGGACTTCGGATTCGGCATAAGACCCCTTGGACCAAGCGTGCGGCCAAGTTTACCGACCTTACCCATTAAAGAGGGATGAGAAATAGCAACATCGAAATCTAGCCAGCCTTCTTTAATCTTCTCGACGAGATCATCGCTTCCAACAACGTCTGCACCGGCTGCTTTGGCAGCTTCGGCATCTTCGCCCTCAGCAAAAACCGCGATTTTCACCTTTTTGCCAGTTCCCCTGGGAAGAACAACCGAGCCTCTGATCATTTGATCGGCATGTCTCGGATCAACCCCAAGATTAATGGCTACTTCAACAGATTCATCGAATTTTGTGTATTTACATTCTTTGAGTAAAATAACAGCTTCTTCAAGACCGTAACGCTTCATTCTATCGACCTTGGTCGAGGCTTCTTTGTATAGTTTACCATGCTTCATCTATCAGCCCTCCACCGTTATGCCCATGCTTCTAGCGGTGCCTGCAACGATTTTCATTGCAGCTTCGATATCATTAGCATTTAGATCGGGCATTTTAATTTCGGCGATTTCTTTAAGCTGTGCTCTGGAAATTGTCGCTACCTTAATCTTGTCTGGCGTTCCGGAGCCTTTTGAAATCTTAGAGGCTTTTTTCAGTAAACTGCTTGCTGGCGATGTCTTTGTGATAAAAGAAAAAGATTTGTCAGCAAACACCGTGATAACAACAGGAACTATAGAGTCACCCATTTTAGACGTTTGAGCATTGAAGGCCTTACAGAAATCCATAATTCTGATCCCTGCTTGACCAAGAGCAGGCCCCACCGGCGGTGCTGGCGTTGCCTTCCCGGCCGGTATTTGAAGCTTTACCGTACCTTTAATTTCTTTTTTTGCCATAATTTTCCTTTCGTCCTCCCACGGTAGAGGCGAGTCGTGGTGATTTCGGACAAATGTTAATGAAAGAGCGCAATCTCCGTTAAAACGGATTCAAAAAATATTGTAAAAAATTCCCTACTAAAATAACCCAGCGCTCATTCGACTATAAAATCTATCGCTATAAAACAGCTATTCCTCATCCTCTTTGACCTGAAGAAAATCGACTTCGACTGGTGTGAGTCTTCCAAAAATACTGACCATCACCTTGATCTTACCGCGCTCGGGATTGATTTCAGAAACTCCTCCGGTGAAATCACGGAAAGGTCCATCAATAACCTTAACCAAATCACCAACATTGAAAGGTATCTCAATCTTATGTTCAGTAGCTTCTATGCCTTCTGAACGAGCACGAATTCTATCTATTTCCACTTCGGTAACTGGAACAGGTTTTCCGCCAGATAATAGAAAATTCGTAACGCCTGGCGTTCCGTTAACCAGCGCTTGCGATTCCTTAGTCACTTCCATATTCACTAAAATATAGCTGGGGAAGAACTTCCGTTGAACCGTTCTCCTCTTGCCCTGCCGCATCTCAATAACATCCTCGGTGGGTATCAGAATCTCGACAATCTGATCCTGAAGCCCTTTTTCCCGCGCGGCTGCTTCGAGATACCTTTTAGCCTTTTGTTCGTGACCGGATAACGTATGAACAACATACCACTTAAGCATTTATCAACCCATTATTAATTGAATGAGAAAGAAGAACAACCTGTCTATAACTCCTACAAAAACTAGAAGCAATAAACTTGACACTATCACCGCGATAGTAAGACCGATAAGCTCGTCCTTGCTTGGCCATCGAACTTTCTTAAACTCCTGATACGATTCCATTATAAAAATCTTCAGTTTTTCGAACATCTTCAAATCCCGCATTAAACGGTTAATTTCCTTATGCGGGGATCGTAATCCGATCCCCGCTCGAACTAATCAGGCCCGGAGGGACTTGAACCCCCAGCCTGCGGTTTTGGAGACCGCCGCTCTGCCAGTTGAGCTACAGGCCTATACTACCCTGGTTAAAACCGGGAACTATTCTATCTACTCTCTTTATGCAGAGTATGTTTACCGCATTTGGGGCAGAACTTTTTATATTCTACTCTTTCGGGGTGAATTCGCTTGTTCTTCGAGTATGTATAGTTCTTAGCTTTACACTCGGTACAAGCAAGTATGATTACATCTCTTGCCATAAAAGCTACTCTATTATGGTGTGCACGACACCTGCGCCGATAGTCTTTCCGCCTTCGCGAATAGCAAAACGGAGACCCTCATCCATGGCAATCGGACATATAAGTTCACAGTCCATCGTAACATTATCACCAGGCATAACCATCTCGGTGCCCTCGGGGAGTTTGATCTCACCGGTAACATCGGTAGTTCTGAAATAGAACTGCGGACGATATCCTGTAAAGAACGGCTTGTTACGACCACCCTCATGTGTCTTAAGAACATAAACCTCAGCCTTAAACTTGGTGTGAGGCGTTATAGCACCTGGAGCGGCAAGAACCATTCCGCGTTCGAGAGAATTTTTGTCGACACCACGGAGAAGCACACCAACATTGTCGCCAGCTTCCGCAAAATCGAGGATCTTACGGAACATTTCAAGGCTCGTTGCTACACTCTTACGCGTAGGTTTGATACCGACAATTTCAACCTCTTTGCCAGGAAGAATCTTACCACGCTCGACACGACCGGTGCCGACGGTTCCGCGACCGGTAATCGAGAAAACATCCTCGATCGGCATGAGGAACGGAAGATCTACATCGCGTATAGGCTCTGGAATGTAGTTATCTACAGCTTCCATGAGATCGATGATCGGCTTGAAGATCGGGTCGTCGAT
This window of the bacterium genome carries:
- the rpoB gene encoding DNA-directed RNA polymerase subunit beta translates to MKVYEDRTDFTKTEPVVPIPNLLSVQISSYGDFLQLDVPNEEREKKGLEEVFRSNFPIEDLYGKYTLDYINYQVGKPRFNIDECRIRNMTYSGSLKVRLKLIEWEGEGESRRMKEAREGEVYLGEIPLITNYGTFVINGAERVVVSQLHRSPGVFFDEVVHPNGKRLFSARIIPYRGSWIELKFDIREAIWVYFDTRRKTPITTLLRAFGYDTDKAIIELFHEVKTYKVHPQNKRHVVGNYAADTLFDFETGVVHLQACEQITEEKFDELVEAQIDEVPFFKLEQREIPVILASLKADTTTSYEEAVREVFSIIRPGDVLEEEGLSTMLETFLFNDKRYDLGEVGRYKMDQRLGINIPISNHALSREDFLEISRYLIVLRHGKGNLDDIDHLGVRRARSVGELVENQVRVGLARMSRTVRERMRLRDVETLTPSDLINARTVSAVINSFFGSSQLSQFMDQINPLAELTHKRRLSALGPGGLSRERAGFEVRDVHYTHYGRMCPIETPEGQNIGLITSLSVYGRINKYGFIETPYRKVINRKVTSDVVYLTSDEEDRYTIAQANAKVDEKGMLVNDKVFARHRADIIMAPSDKIDFIDVSPTQLVSVSAALIPFLEHDDANRALMGSNMQRQSVPLMVTTSPVVGTGVERRAALDSGAVVVAKRGGTVTYVDANTVDIKPAEVPEEFISIEDVDRYDMSKFRRSNQNTSINQRPVVKKGDLVEEGGIIADGAATKGGKLALGKNLLVAFMPWYGYNYEDAIIISEKCVKEDIFTSVHVEEFELQVRETKRGPEELTRELPNVSDEAIMNLDKRGIIVVGSEVESGDILVGRVTPKGETEASPEERLLRAIFGDKAGDVKDASLKAPPGMKGVVIDTVLLERKKSGKNARKKEKEIILELTEKYEDEIGKIRTRRDEILNNFLMGKRAKDIFSQITGEQLIDTGKKISTKLIENINFEDLDPKSDWTSTAKTNKQIRKILRHAKMLIEDKLEELKIEKDKIVRGDELPPGVLQMVKVHVAMKRKISVGDKMAGRHGNKGVISKIVPTEDMPYLKDGTPVDIILNPLGVPSRMNIGQILETHLGWAVSKLGYPGAETPVFNGGTIGEIKELMKKAGIPETGKVTLYDGLTGNAFQSPVTVGIIYMMKLSHLADDKIHARSIGPYSLVTQQPLGGKAQFGGQRFGEMEVWALEAYGAAHTLQEILTYKSDDVRGRAKMYEAIVKGENPPEAGIPESFNVLVKEMRGLGIDVQLLEDEEH
- the rplL gene encoding 50S ribosomal protein L7/L12, which gives rise to MCPEENAPEIQLSDNAQAILDGIEKLTVMELADLVKALEEKFGVSAAAPMAMAAIPVGAAAAEVAEEKTQFTPMLTSIGDQKIKVIKEVRGVTDLGLKEAKDFVESTLPAAIKEDIPEDEAKKIKEAVEAVGATVEIK
- a CDS encoding 50S ribosomal protein L10, which produces MPNPAKIEAVKKLKILLSEYNIHYITDHTGLNVAQVSDLRRKLSESGSTMRVAKNRLIQIARAESGLSRIDDVFEGPTSMVLAKDDPVPSARVLKMFINDISMPQIKAVIIDDKMFSLNRFDEIAAMPCLDQLRANFIGAMASPMTGLAIGLSGLMRGLVVALSAISEKKQEE
- a CDS encoding 50S ribosomal protein L1, whose translation is MKHGKLYKEASTKVDRMKRYGLEEAVILLKECKYTKFDESVEVAINLGVDPRHADQMIRGSVVLPRGTGKKVKIAVFAEGEDAEAAKAAGADVVGSDDLVEKIKEGWLDFDVAISHPSLMGKVGKLGRTLGPRGLMPNPKSGTVAPDVARAVKEARAGKIEYRVDKAGIIHTMVGKVSFETDALVENCTVLIDVLEKARPVSVKGVYFKSMALSSTMGPGIKIDLSNIIKK
- the rplK gene encoding 50S ribosomal protein L11, whose product is MAKKEIKGTVKLQIPAGKATPAPPVGPALGQAGIRIMDFCKAFNAQTSKMGDSIVPVVITVFADKSFSFITKTSPASSLLKKASKISKGSGTPDKIKVATISRAQLKEIAEIKMPDLNANDIEAAMKIVAGTARSMGITVEG
- the nusG gene encoding transcription termination/antitermination factor NusG, giving the protein MLKWYVVHTLSGHEQKAKRYLEAAAREKGLQDQIVEILIPTEDVIEMRQGKRRTVQRKFFPSYILVNMEVTKESQALVNGTPGVTNFLLSGGKPVPVTEVEIDRIRARSEGIEATEHKIEIPFNVGDLVKVIDGPFRDFTGGVSEINPERGKIKVMVSIFGRLTPVEVDFLQVKEDEE
- the secE gene encoding preprotein translocase subunit SecE, which produces MESYQEFKKVRWPSKDELIGLTIAVIVSSLLLLVFVGVIDRLFFFLIQLIMG
- the rpmG gene encoding 50S ribosomal protein L33 codes for the protein MARDVIILACTECKAKNYTYSKNKRIHPERVEYKKFCPKCGKHTLHKESR
- a CDS encoding elongation factor Tu, whose product is TGAAQMDGAILVVSAADGPMPQTAEHVLLARQVNVPALVVFMNKCDMVDDPELLDLVELEVRDLLSKNKFPGDDIPIIRGSALEAMKAGLNTDKPIDDPIFKPIIDLMEAVDNYIPEPIRDVDLPFLMPIEDVFSITGRGTVGTGRVERGKILPGKEVEIVGIKPTRKSVATSLEMFRKILDFAEAGDNVGVLLRGVDKNSLERGMVLAAPGAITPHTKFKAEVYVLKTHEGGRNKPFFTGYRPQFYFRTTDVTGEIKLPEGTEMVMPGDNVTMDCELICPIAMDEGLRFAIREGGKTIGAGVVHTIIE